In Ruminococcaceae bacterium BL-4, one DNA window encodes the following:
- the ispF gene encoding 2-C-methyl-D-erythritol-2,4-cyclodiphosphate synthase (Evidence 2a : Function from experimental evidences in other organisms; PubMedId : 9622350, 11997478, 12270818, 12682299, 17458547, 23840410; Product type e : enzyme), translating into MRIGHGYDVHRLVEGRKLILGGTEIPYKKGLLGHSDADVLLHAVSDSLLGALALGDIGCLFPDTDPTYEGADSLLLLQKVVQKVHEKGYSVENLDATILCQEPKLRPYIAEMRKNIAQTCLIEPQRVSVKATTEEGLGFTGSGAGIAAHCVCLLTEKNS; encoded by the coding sequence ATGAGAATTGGGCATGGATATGATGTTCACCGCTTAGTTGAGGGACGAAAGCTGATTTTAGGGGGAACAGAGATCCCTTATAAAAAGGGACTTTTGGGGCATTCTGATGCAGATGTATTGCTGCATGCAGTTTCAGATTCCCTTTTGGGAGCTTTGGCGTTGGGAGATATCGGATGTTTGTTTCCTGATACCGATCCCACCTATGAGGGGGCGGATAGTCTACTTTTACTTCAAAAAGTTGTGCAGAAAGTTCATGAAAAAGGTTACTCTGTCGAAAATCTGGACGCAACGATTTTGTGCCAAGAGCCAAAGCTGCGCCCTTATATTGCAGAGATGCGCAAAAACATTGCGCAAACTTGTCTGATAGAGCCCCAAAGAGTCAGCGTAAAAGCAACTACGGAAGAAGGTCTCGGTTTTACCGGTTCCGGAGCGGGAATCGCAGCTCACTGTGTTTGTCTTTTAACAGAAAAAAACAGTTAA
- the ispD gene encoding 2-C-methyl-D-erythritol 4-phosphate cytidylyltransferase — MQEKEQKADCCAVIVAAGASSRMGFSKQEVPVLEIPALEYCLSAFEKVPRVGAIVVVCPIGKQEFYEKWLLPKFHKPLFIIQGGSTRQQSAQRGVEASPDYPLVAVHDGARILITPQEIEHVISDAEKYGASALAMPVKDTIKMVDEKGFVLKTPQRDALWAVQTPQVFGRKQYLELLKKADGDDTDDCQLFEKAGEKVHLCRGSYTNFKLTTPEDLEFAEVILKKREENR, encoded by the coding sequence TTGCAGGAAAAGGAGCAAAAGGCCGATTGCTGCGCAGTAATCGTGGCGGCAGGGGCTTCTAGTCGCATGGGATTTTCTAAACAGGAAGTGCCTGTCTTAGAAATTCCGGCACTGGAATATTGTCTATCTGCATTCGAAAAAGTGCCGCGGGTCGGGGCAATTGTAGTCGTCTGTCCAATAGGAAAACAGGAATTTTATGAAAAATGGCTTTTGCCGAAATTTCATAAGCCGCTTTTCATTATACAGGGTGGCAGTACCAGACAGCAGTCGGCGCAAAGAGGGGTTGAGGCGTCACCCGATTATCCACTGGTTGCAGTGCACGATGGAGCCAGAATTTTAATCACGCCGCAAGAAATCGAACATGTCATTTCCGATGCCGAAAAATATGGTGCTTCTGCATTGGCAATGCCGGTAAAAGATACCATTAAAATGGTCGATGAAAAGGGATTCGTTTTAAAAACCCCACAGAGAGATGCTCTTTGGGCGGTACAGACGCCCCAAGTGTTCGGGCGAAAGCAATATTTAGAGCTTTTAAAAAAAGCGGATGGCGACGATACAGATGACTGCCAGCTGTTTGAAAAAGCAGGGGAAAAGGTCCATCTTTGTAGGGGCAGCTATACGAATTTTAAATTGACCACACCCGAAGATTTGGAATTTGCTGAAGTAATCCTGAAAAAACGGGAGGAAAACAGATGA
- the adh gene encoding Alcohol dehydrogenase (Evidence 2a : Function from experimental evidences in other organisms; PubMedId : 2673928; Product type e : enzyme): MAFCHFIPTKVLYGKGSLETLHEQKMPGRKALIVISAGISMKKYGYLKRVEEQLDKAGVMHVLFDRIQPNPIKAHVMEGAKLANAVGCDFVVGLGGGSSIDSAKAIAVMATNSGDYWQYVEGESLKKSPLPIVAIPTTAGTGTEADLWTVITNEKTQEKRGFGCDETYPKIAVVDSDLMMTVPPRYTAFQGFDALFHSTEGYLSNRADLFSDLYALKAIELIGKNLRTAVENGENEEARGNMALGSMISGFVESTAGCISEHSIEHALSAKHPDLPHGAGLIMISEAYYRQFCNKGCCDERLVQMAKALGNEKAEKPEDFVIALHELIEACHVDDLKMSGYGILKEDLHSLRVDAMGSMGGNFKKDPAPLSGDEVEAILEVSYR, translated from the coding sequence ATGGCTTTTTGTCATTTTATCCCAACGAAAGTTCTTTACGGGAAGGGAAGCTTAGAAACACTTCATGAGCAGAAGATGCCCGGAAGAAAAGCGTTGATTGTGATTTCGGCGGGAATTTCAATGAAAAAATACGGCTATCTGAAACGGGTCGAAGAGCAGCTTGATAAAGCTGGCGTTATGCACGTCTTGTTTGATCGGATTCAGCCGAACCCAATTAAAGCACATGTCATGGAAGGAGCCAAGCTTGCAAATGCGGTCGGCTGTGATTTTGTGGTTGGATTAGGCGGCGGCAGCAGCATCGATTCGGCAAAGGCAATCGCCGTGATGGCAACAAATTCGGGGGATTATTGGCAGTATGTAGAAGGAGAATCATTAAAAAAATCCCCTCTGCCGATTGTAGCAATTCCGACGACGGCCGGGACCGGGACGGAAGCAGATCTCTGGACGGTAATTACAAACGAAAAAACGCAGGAAAAAAGAGGTTTCGGCTGTGATGAAACTTATCCAAAAATTGCGGTGGTGGATTCTGATCTGATGATGACAGTTCCACCTCGTTATACCGCTTTTCAGGGATTTGATGCACTTTTTCACAGCACAGAGGGATACCTTTCCAATCGGGCTGATCTTTTCAGCGATTTATATGCCCTCAAAGCGATCGAGCTGATTGGGAAAAATCTCAGAACGGCTGTTGAAAATGGAGAAAACGAGGAAGCCCGCGGGAATATGGCACTGGGAAGTATGATCTCTGGATTTGTGGAATCTACGGCCGGCTGCATTTCGGAACATTCGATTGAACATGCACTCAGCGCGAAGCATCCGGATCTGCCGCATGGAGCGGGACTAATTATGATTAGCGAAGCTTATTATCGTCAATTCTGCAATAAAGGCTGTTGTGATGAACGTCTGGTTCAGATGGCGAAAGCCCTCGGAAACGAAAAGGCGGAGAAACCGGAAGATTTCGTAATTGCTCTGCATGAATTGATTGAAGCATGCCATGTAGATGATTTAAAAATGTCTGGCTATGGAATTTTGAAAGAAGACCTTCATTCTCTGAGAGTAGACGCGATGGGTTCGATGGGCGGCAATTTCAAAAAGGATCCGGCGCCTCTTTCAGGGGACGAAGTGGAAGCAATTTTAGAGGTTTCTTACCGGTAA